CTCTATGAAGTTTCCGGTGCCCCCTGCGTCACAATACATGTCCGGTCATTTAATTTCTTTTTCTTAACCCGAACGTTTCATAAACCGGGCCTGAGTGCTGCGACTTCCCTGGTTCTTCCTGATTTCTGCACCCTTTGACGTTTCCGTTGCGCGTGCCATGCAGATTGGAGAGTGGATTTTGCCAACTTCGTACCTGCTTTCGCCGATTTCGGCCTGAACGGGTCAGCAACAAGCGTGCATCAACCTCCGATGTCTCGGTTTTGAATTTTTAAAGGGTTGTCTGATCGCGTGTCTGCGCTCAGGCCGGTGCGGGTGGCCGCTGTGTCTGGTAGAGCAGTTCGGTCACCCGCTCCAGAATCCCTTTCACCGGACACCCTGTGGGCAAGGACAGACGAATCCGGTCTTTGTACTGCACGACCTGCACGGCGAGCTTGAACAGCTTGAGGATGATGGTCCCGGGCTGCGCTCTGGCCAGCTCCGTGTGTGCCAGCGTATTCTCACGCAGGCTGTGGATCAGCACATACGCTGCACAGGCATAGAACATCCGCATGTGGTTGGCAAGGAAGGTGTGGTCAGAGGTGCGATCGCTGGCCAGATCGTTCTTGATGGCCTTGATGTAGTTCTCGTCCTGGCCGCGAGCGCAGTACAGCTCGCGATAGAGCAACTCGGCTGTGGGCTCGTTCAGTGAGCTCACCACAAACCGGGGGTTCTCGCCCAGCGCCATCACCTCAGCCTTGAGCACGACCCGATAGGCCTTGGGCCAGGTGCCGGCCTGATAGGACAGGTCGTCATACAGGCGGGTTGCACCCGGGGCAGGCAAGCCGAGATGGCGGGCGCTTTCGCAGCGCGACTGGTAATGGGACTTTGCTCGCTCAAGCAACGGTTGCGCCAGGGGTAGCAGCACCTTGTTGCCCGCCAGTCCAAAGATGAAGTCCATTGCGGGGTCCTGCTCACATAACGCCATGAGTTCCGGGTTGGAGAAATGGCCATCACCGCGCAAGATGATGTGGGTGTCGGGCCAGGCCTGGCGCAGCGCGCGCACCACACGCGCGATGATGGCGGCATTTTCCCGACCTGTGGGGCGCTTGCCCGAGAGTCCCTCGAACAGAAACAACGGCATGTAGCAGTGGTGGCGGTAATGGTGGTTGTAAAAGGCGAGTTCCTGCTGGCCGTGAGTGGGATCCTCGGAGTGATCCATGTCGAGCACGATCAAGGCCGGGGCCTGGGCATAGCTGTCGATAAAGGCGTGGACAAAGCTTTTGGCAAGACGATAGATATCACGACGAGTCAGATTGTTCTCCAGCCGTGACAGCGTCGGGCCTGAGGCGAG
This sequence is a window from Orrella marina. Protein-coding genes within it:
- a CDS encoding IS1380 family transposase, with protein sequence MNDSIPTQLRFPASAGFTVRAQFDGGALSSDFGAILLRGTDLQTGLISRLAGAIHDKRHPSHISHSMTDLLRQRVFQSACGYADGNDANALRADPMFKLAAGRAPLDADTDLASGPTLSRLENNLTRRDIYRLAKSFVHAFIDSYAQAPALIVLDMDHSEDPTHGQQELAFYNHHYRHHCYMPLFLFEGLSGKRPTGRENAAIIARVVRALRQAWPDTHIILRGDGHFSNPELMALCEQDPAMDFIFGLAGNKVLLPLAQPLLERAKSHYQSRCESARHLGLPAPGATRLYDDLSYQAGTWPKAYRVVLKAEVMALGENPRFVVSSLNEPTAELLYRELYCARGQDENYIKAIKNDLASDRTSDHTFLANHMRMFYACAAYVLIHSLRENTLAHTELARAQPGTIILKLFKLAVQVVQYKDRIRLSLPTGCPVKGILERVTELLYQTQRPPAPA